TATTTTTACAAAATTATTTTAGCTAAATCTGGAAATGAACACAAAGTCATTGCTTTTTTAGTTCCAAACGAAAAAAGCGACAAATCTATTTATGATTTTGTAGTTCCAATTGAAACGTTAGAGAAAATGACCGGAATTGATTTCTTTCCTAATTTGAAAAATCTAAAAAGTAGTAAGGCTTTTTAATTCCGCAATCGTTTCAATTTGATTTTCGGCTTTAAAAACAAAACTTCCTGCAACTAATACATCTGCGCCAGCTTCTGCCAGTTGTTTGGCATTTTTGCTGGTTACACCACCGTCAATTTCGATTAGTGTTGAAGCATTTTTACGAGTAATTAGTGCCTTTAGTTTTTTTACTTTGTCGTAGGTATTCTCGATAAAAGATTGTCCACCAAAACCAGGATTCACACTCATGATGCAAACAACATCAATATCGTTTATAATGTCTTCTAATAGATCAACATTGGTGTGAGGGTTCATTGCTACTCCAGCTTTCATTCCTTC
This portion of the Flavobacterium panacagri genome encodes:
- the rpe gene encoding ribulose-phosphate 3-epimerase, which gives rise to MKNTFIAPSVLAADFANLQRDIEMINSSQADWFHIDIMDGVFVPNISFGMPVLEAISKHAKKYIDVHLMIIDPDRYIKTFADLGANGLTVHYEACTHLHRTLQAIKAEGMKAGVAMNPHTNVDLLEDIINDIDVVCIMSVNPGFGGQSFIENTYDKVKKLKALITRKNASTLIEIDGGVTSKNAKQLAEAGADVLVAGSFVFKAENQIETIAELKSLTTF